In Candidatus Zixiibacteriota bacterium, the following are encoded in one genomic region:
- a CDS encoding deoxyhypusine synthase family protein has product MRHMPYQPTVPFAVDPGDNVAAVLEKMELISFQGRSLGVALAVWRQMLEDDCTIWLGLSGAMSAGGMRRIVTYLIRNRFIDVLVSTGANLFHDIYESLGRVHYIGSPAEDDVRLREERMDRVYDTYADEMEFRWLDQTVLHWSREHFDPREKYTTREFLHTLGGIVAAQEKDEGIVSAAYRAGIPIFCPAIADSSFGIALASGRETGKNLFVFDLVRDVEETALIFDRSRETGVVYVGGGTPKNFIQQSSIIYEHFERGHKYAIQFTADAPHWGGLSGCTFQEAQSWGKIHAKAKMASVHVDATIALPLIATALAQSCADLAARRRKPAFVNERELRVDGFTLEDVRAAAPKPVAAEP; this is encoded by the coding sequence ATGCGCCACATGCCCTACCAACCGACCGTACCGTTCGCCGTGGACCCCGGCGACAATGTCGCTGCCGTGCTGGAGAAGATGGAGCTGATCTCCTTCCAGGGACGCAGTCTCGGCGTGGCGCTGGCTGTCTGGCGGCAGATGCTCGAGGACGACTGCACGATCTGGCTCGGTCTGTCCGGAGCGATGTCGGCGGGCGGCATGCGGCGCATCGTCACCTATCTGATCCGCAACCGCTTCATCGATGTCCTCGTCTCCACCGGCGCCAATCTGTTCCATGACATCTATGAATCGCTCGGGCGCGTGCATTACATCGGTTCTCCGGCCGAGGACGATGTCAGGCTGCGCGAAGAACGGATGGATCGGGTCTATGACACCTACGCCGATGAAATGGAGTTCCGCTGGCTCGATCAGACGGTCCTGCATTGGTCCAGGGAGCATTTCGATCCGCGCGAGAAGTACACGACACGCGAGTTTCTTCACACTCTCGGAGGGATCGTAGCGGCGCAGGAGAAGGACGAGGGAATTGTCAGCGCCGCCTATCGCGCCGGCATCCCGATCTTCTGTCCCGCCATCGCCGATTCATCGTTTGGAATCGCGCTGGCCTCCGGGCGCGAGACCGGCAAGAACCTCTTTGTCTTCGATCTGGTGCGCGACGTTGAAGAGACGGCGCTGATCTTTGACCGCTCGCGCGAGACCGGCGTGGTCTATGTCGGCGGCGGCACGCCGAAGAACTTCATCCAGCAGTCGTCGATCATCTATGAGCATTTCGAGCGCGGGCACAAATACGCGATCCAGTTCACCGCCGATGCGCCGCACTGGGGCGGCCTCTCCGGGTGCACCTTCCAGGAGGCGCAGTCGTGGGGCAAGATTCACGCCAAGGCGAAGATGGCCTCGGTGCATGTTGATGCGACGATTGCTCTGCCCCTGATCGCCACCGCGCTGGCCCAATCGTGTGCCGATCTGGCCGCGCGCCGTCGCAAGCCGGCCTTTGTCAATGAACGCGAGTTACGCGTCGATGGCTTCACACTTGAGGATGTCCGCGCCGCCGCGCCGAAGCCGGTCGCCGCTGAACCGTAG
- a CDS encoding arginine decarboxylase, pyruvoyl-dependent, translating into MIIAKEMFLTNGVGRHSERLSSFELALRDAGIAHYNLVQVSSIFPPHCKLISRSQGLKKLSPGQILFVVMSRNDSNEPSRLISATVGLAVPQDRSQIGYLTEHHDFGMTEKRAGDYSEDLAVTMLATSLGFDFDLDKSWDENKEQWKISGKIYKTRNVTQSATGDKKGLWTTVVAAAVLVTE; encoded by the coding sequence ATGATCATTGCCAAGGAGATGTTCCTCACCAACGGTGTCGGACGTCATTCGGAGCGGTTGTCGAGCTTCGAGCTGGCGTTGCGCGACGCCGGGATCGCCCACTACAACCTGGTCCAGGTTTCCTCGATCTTCCCGCCGCACTGCAAACTGATTTCCCGCTCCCAGGGACTGAAGAAGCTCTCGCCCGGACAGATCCTCTTTGTCGTTATGAGCCGCAATGACAGCAATGAGCCGTCGCGGCTGATCTCGGCGACCGTCGGGCTGGCCGTGCCGCAGGACCGCTCCCAGATCGGATACTTGACCGAACACCACGATTTCGGAATGACCGAGAAGCGCGCCGGGGACTACTCCGAGGACCTGGCCGTGACCATGCTGGCGACATCCTTGGGATTCGATTTCGATCTCGACAAGAGCTGGGATGAGAACAAGGAGCAGTGGAAGATCTCCGGCAAGATCTACAAGACGCGCAACGTCACCCAGTCGGCGACCGGCGACAAGAAGGGACTGTGGACCACGGTCGTCGCCGCCGCGGTGCTGGTCACGGAGTAG